A genome region from Setaria italica strain Yugu1 chromosome III, Setaria_italica_v2.0, whole genome shotgun sequence includes the following:
- the LOC101761065 gene encoding trypsin inhibitor 1 has protein sequence MSKTSSASILLPLPIVFLLLTVVCKPSTATPCTPPPCQGKQSWPELVGKDQDTAYLVIKRENPQVTDVVFLVSDVLGHVLDKKGVLEAAGDGDLCCNRVVVVVGALPSGGDGVTKVPKVG, from the exons ATGTCGAAAACTTCATCGGCTTCCATCCTCCTACCGTTGCCGATTGTCTTCCTTCTCCTGACAGTTGTCTGTAAGCCGAGCACCGCAACTCCGTGCACGCCTCCGCCTTGCCAAGGAA AGCAAAGCTGGCCGGAGCTCGTCGGGAAGGACCAGGACACGGCGTACTTGGTCATAAAGCGCGAGAACCCGCAGGTGACGGACGTCGTGTTCTTGGTCTCGGATGTGCTTGGGCATGTTCTCGACAAGAAGGGTGTGCTTGAggcagccggcgacggcgacttgTGCTGTAACCGTGTGGTTGTGGTGGTTGGCGCTCTGCCCTCCGGCGGTGATGGGGTCACCAAGGTGCCAAAAGTCGGATAG